From a region of the Rhinopithecus roxellana isolate Shanxi Qingling chromosome 8, ASM756505v1, whole genome shotgun sequence genome:
- the LOC115899233 gene encoding uncharacterized protein LOC115899233: MQPKPHFSEPRANKHAQARTQTSPRLALAASGLGGPPAGPGREGRAQAREGSPSTSRSLRGGRSASAAHRRDVSARRHRPGLTVQRPAWACNSGVPVGLERPPERPGRRGAWGRKGAGEGKARL; the protein is encoded by the coding sequence ATGCAACCCAAACCCCATTTTTCCGAACCCCGCGCAAATAAACACGCACAAGCACGCACACAGACGTCGCCGCGGCTGGCGCTCGCCGCCTCAGGTCTAGGCGGGCCGCCGGCCGGCCCGGGCCGCGAGGGAAGAGCCCAGGCCCGAGAGGGGTCGCCGTCTACGTCTCGCAGCCTGAGGGGTGGCCGCTCGGCCTCGGCCGCTCACAGGCGCGATGTAAGTGCCCGGCGTCACCGGCCCGGCTTAACGGTGCAACGGCCGGCCTGGGCCTGCAACTCTGGGGTCCCGGTCGGGCTGGAGCGGCCGCCGGAGAGACCTGGTAGGCGGGGCGCTTGGGGCAGGAAGGGAGCCGGGGAGGGAAAAGCGCGACTGTGA